A single window of Microplitis demolitor isolate Queensland-Clemson2020A chromosome 7, iyMicDemo2.1a, whole genome shotgun sequence DNA harbors:
- the LOC103575441 gene encoding protein-cysteine N-palmitoyltransferase Rasp, whose protein sequence is MTGLSRSEVRFYFAAWTCGVLYSLYHVYLSGTYFNKIRNYEDFAIGWSWLGRKQDISDGEWWSFIPLLKKIMPWVAVQLLISHIIKYKKLSSTVSCCWYILVSLGFLWTYIGTSGTIFMMIQPCIVCLLISIRNLPLIYFVELGLLYVYQYDPLMNLVWNNWLQVDNEWEYILTVTIFWVQLRSISCAVDNITGYRHRNLGGFFRNFIETTAYCLYLPTLCTGPFFLYSDFRKGIYGPNDTWTLRRVGNTCFNLLRFIFWLLFTELAMHFVYTSAFKSYPREVGSFNSWAFYGFGYSMGQYFCNKYIVVYGLAGEMSRADDINAPPPPKCIGRVHLYSEMWKHFDRGLYYFLVKYIYGPIAKFNFPLKKFFASLLTFSFIYFWHGLSKYVFVWSLLNFIGITVESITRYIGNTWFYSYYINKYMSPENARRFHCLIATPLLSMSAVSNFYFFSGMTIGNLFALRLFQDSWITIFTRTFFLYCCCQVSTEVKILENLNKNKKKLIP, encoded by the exons atgacggGACTTAGTAGGAGTGAAGTGAGATTTTATTTTGCTGCCTGGACATGTGGGGTTTTGTATTCGTTGTATCATGTCTATCTATCAGGAACAT attttaATAAGATACGTAACTACGAAGATTTTGCTATAGGATGGAGTTGGCTAGGAAGGAAACAAGACATTTCTGATGGAGAATGGTGGTCATTTATCccgttgttaaaaaaaattatgcctTGGGTTGCAGTACAATTGCTGATAAgtcatattattaaatataagaaGCTCAGTAGCAcg GTGTCATGTTGCTGGTACATTTTGGTGAGTCTAGGATTTTTATGGACGTACATTGGGACGTCTGGAACTATTTTTATGATGATACAGCCGTGCATCGTTTGTCTGCTGATATCAATACGTAATCTACCTCTTATTTATTTCGTCGAACTGGGACTTCTCTATGTGTACCAGTACGACCCGCTAATGAACCTGGTATGGAACAACTGGCTCCAGGTGGATAATGAGTGGGAATATATACTAACAGTTACTATTTTTTGGGTCCAACTCCGCAGCATCAGTTGTGCTGTTGACAACATCACCGGGTACAGGCACAGAAACCTGGGGggattttttagaaattttattgagacTACGGCTTACTGCTTGTATTTGCCAACTCTCTGCACGGGCCCATTTTTCCTGTACTCGGACTTCCGCAAGGGCATCTATGGACCCAATGACACGTGGACGTTGCGCCGAGTGGGAAATACttgttttaatttactgaGATTTATATTCTGGTTGCTTTTTACAGAACTCGCGATGCATTTTGTGTATACCAGTGCTTTTAAAAGCTACCCGCGGGAAGTCGGGTCGTTTAATTCCTGGGCATTCTATGGGTTCGGTTACTCAATGGGCCAGTACTTTTGTAATAAGTATATTGTTGTTTATGGACTCGCTGGTGAAATGAGTCGTGCTGATGATATCAACGCACCGCCACCGCCTAAATGTATAGGGAGAGTACATTTGTACTCCGAAATGTGGAAACATTTTGACCGCGGACTCTACTATTTTCTTgtcaa GTACATCTACGGACCGAttgctaaatttaatttccctctgaaaaaatttttcgcctCCTTGCTGACATTCTCGTTTATTTACTTCTGGCACGGACTGTCTAAATACGTATTTGTTTGGTCGCTTTTAAATTTCATCGGAATAACTGTTGAAAGTATCACTCGTTATATTGGAAATACTTGGTTCTAtagttattatataaataaatatatgtcacCGGAAAACGCTCGGAGATTCCACTGTCTGATTGCTACTCCGTTGCTTTCAATGTCTGcggtatcaaatttttatttttttagcggtATGACTATCGGCAATTTATTTGCTCTACGATTATTTCaag atTCATGGATAACTATTTTCACTAGAACATTCTTCCTCTACTGTTGCTGTCAAGTTTCAAcagaagttaaaattttagaaaatttaaataaaaataaaaaaaagttgattccATAG
- the LOC103575440 gene encoding protein-cysteine N-palmitoyltransferase Rasp: MGASDQSLPKIELGFYFISCVSGLFYCTYQFYLAGTYFDNFRDVNNDFTRGWSWVGRKKDISDHEWSALIPFLGTVAPWVAVQLLISHIIKYKKLSSTVSCCWYIAVTLGFLWTYIGTSGIIFMMIQPCIVCLLISIRNLPLMYFVELGLVFVYQHDPLMNLVRDDWLQLNNEWNHLLTVTIFWVQLRSISCCVDNITGYRHRNLGGFFRNFIETTAYCLYLPTLCTGPFFLYSDFRKGINGPTDKWTLRRAGNTCFNLLRFIFWLLFTELLMHFLYITAFKYQARAVENFNSWAFVGFGYWMGQYFYIKYLVVYGLAGELTRADDINAPPPPKCFSKIHLYSELWRDFDRGLYQFLIKYIYGPIISYKFPLVKLIASFLTFGFIYIWHGLRDFVLVWTLINFAGVTIESIARSIGKSPTYIDFRNKYLSPQMIRRLNCLMTTQLLIISAASCCYFVARMEIGNQCISRVFNDPLSTIIIRAFFFYCQCQVSVEIKIYQKKKMK; this comes from the exons ATGGGGGCCAGTGACCAGAGTTTACCTAAAATAGAActaggattttattttatatcttgcGTAAGTGGACTTTTTTACTGcacttatcaattttatttagctGGAACCT attttgataatttccGCGATGTCAACAACGATTTTACAAGAGGATGGAGTTGGGTAGGAAGAAAAAAAGACATTTCGGACCATGAGTGGTCGGCGTTAATTCCATTTCTTGGGACAGTAGCACCGTGGGTCGCAGTACAATTGCTGATCAgtcatattattaaatataagaaGCTCAGTAGCACG GTATCATGTTGCTGGTACATTGCGGTGACTCTAGGATTTTTATGGACGTACATCGGGACGTCTGGAATTATTTTCATGATGATACAGCCGTGCATCGTTTGTCTGCTGATATCAATACGTAATCTACCTCTTATGTACTTCGTCGAACTGGGACTTGTCTTTGTGTATCAGCACGACCCGCTGATGAACCTGGTACGGGACGACTGGCTCCAGCTGAATAATGAGTGGAATCATTTACTAACAGTTACTATTTTTTGGGTCCAACTCCGCAGCATCAGTTGTTGTGTTGACAACATCACCGGATACAGGCACAGAAACCTGGGGGGATTTTTTAGAAACTTTATTGAGACTACGGCTTACTGCTTGTACTTGCCAACTCTCTGCACGGGCCCATTCTTCCTGTACTCGGACTTCCGCAAAGGCATCAATGGACCCACTGACAAGTGGACGTTGCGCCGAGCGGGCAATACttgttttaatttactgaGATTTATATTCTGGTTGCTGTTCACGGAGCTCTTGATGCATTTTTTGTACATCACCGCATTCAAATATCAAGCGCGAGCGGTCGAGAATTTCAATTCCTGGGCCTTCGTTGGGTTCGGGTACTGGATGGGCCAGTACTTTTATATTAAGTATTTAGTTGTCTATGGTCTTGCTGGTGAACTAACTCGAGCTGATGATATCAACGCGCCGCCACCGCCAAAATGTTTCTCGAAAATTCATTTGTACTCCGAACTATGGAGAGATTTTGATCGTGGACTCTATCAATTTCTtatcaa ATACATTTACGGCCCAATTATCAGTTACAAATTTCCTCTGGTAAAATTGATTGCATCCTTCCTAACTTTCGGGTTCATCTACATCTGGCACGGACTCCGCGACTTCGTCTTGGTATGGACGCTTATAAACTTCGCAGGAGTAACTATTGAGAGTATCGCCCGTTCTATTGGAAAGTCTCCGACTTATATTGATTTCCGGAATAAATATCTGTCGCCCCAAATGATTAGGAGATTAAATTGCTTAATGACAACccagttattaattatctctGCCGCCTCATGCTGTTATTTCGTAGCTCGTATGGAGATCGGCAATCAATGTATTTCCCGAGTCTTTAATG atcCATTATCGACGATTATAATccgtgcattttttttctactgccAATGTCAAGTTTcagtagaaattaaaatttatcagaagaagaaaatgaaataa
- the LOC103575442 gene encoding mediator of RNA polymerase II transcription subunit 15 gives MAADDGNWRTQQYRQNVIAKIDLALQNTGIPPMKNSAEMENYVFQKARTKDEYHSFVGKVILHVSELNKKNAAARAGGAAGQGVQDPMGALQTLARQGTGNNQVMGMAGGGPNPQGMVPQQSANAASNLLQSLNQRPGGPAVGMNMQNMQNKMPGMGMMGGQGAGTMGHMGQMQGMQNAQMINQMGQMSAGNINQQINQMSQGQVQQMGQVNQGQVNMQQQQQINHMRQDNMQMNMGQGPMGQQMQTNQMQQNVQQQMQGQRQTQMVNQMGGAPVAGSMQGGPQNINQMTAGQVGTQMNPQQMQQAQQMSQVQQMGHMQRKPVEMINAGFPGPRNVTPNQFLRQSPSPSVPSPVGLAAPASNQMIPSPALVPSSPQHTMMAGPRSVGMVPSPSGSLNTPLGAGAASSPQDEQAYRDKIRQLSRYIEPLRRMITRMESEGNIDKMSKMKNLLEILSNPSKRVPLETIMKCEIALEKTDWKREASVGPVVTPMKEHHIFTPLLEAVRANLQSPMANHTLQRTFGPCLEALFGPEIKNLPPPLKKQKVEESVSEIPDVLQGEIARLDQRFKVSLDPAQQNGSKCIQLICWLDDRHLPCVPPVSVSVPSDYPLTPPRCVMAPHEYTTAFLSAVQKALTARTTKLPRRFSVSQLLDTWEMSVRQASAPTQTPVSTSTILMGL, from the exons atGGCTGCAGACGACGGGAACTGGCGGACCCAGCAGTATCGCCAGAATGTCATCGCcaaaat AGACTTGGCCTTGCAGAACACGGGGATACCACCCATGAAAAATAGCGCCGAGATGGAAAACTATGTCTTCCAAAAAGCCAGaactaaa gaCGAGTATCACAGTTTTGTTGGAAAGGTTATTTTGCACGTGTCAGAATTAA ataaaaaaaatgcagcaGCTAGAGCTGGAGGGGCAGCGGGTCAAGGAGTTCAAGATCCGATGGGAGCATTACAGACTCTGGCGAGACAAGGAACTGGCAACAACCAAGTGATGGGTATGGCTGGTGGTGGACCTAATCCACAGGGAATGGTTCCACAGCAGTCGGCTAACGCTGCCAGTAATc TACTCCAGAGCTTGAATCAACGACCGGGAGGCCCGGCGGTGGGAATGAACATGCAGAATATGCAGAACAAGATGCCGGGAATGGGGATGATGGGTGGCCAGGGTGCTGGCACGATGGGACACATGGGACAGATGCAAGGCATGCAGAATGCGCAGATGATTAATCAAATGGGTCAAATGTCAGCGGGAAATATTAATCAGCAGATAAATCAAATGAGTCAGGGTCAAGTTCAGCAAATGGGTCAAGTTAATCAAGGACAAGTAAATAtgcagcaacagcagcagatAAATCATATGCGCCAGGATAACATGCAGATGAATATGGGCCAGGGTCCAATGGGACAACAAATGCAAACAAATCAGATGCAGCAGAATGTTCAGCAGCAAATGCAAGGACAGAGACAGACGCAGATGGTTAATCAGATGGGAGGAGCTCCGGTTGCTGGTAGTATGCAAGGAGGCCcacaaaatattaatcagATGACTGCAGGGCAAGTTGGGACGCAGATGAACCCACAACAGATGCAACAGGCGCAGCAGATGAGCCAGGTACAGCAAATGGGTCACATGCAGAGAAAACCTGTGGAGATGATCAACGCGGGGTTTCCTGGACCGAGAAATGTTACGCCCAATCAGTTTTTGAGACAAAGTCCGTCGCCTTCGGTACCAAGTCCGGTTGGTTTAGCAGCGCCGGCGAGTAATCAGATGATTCCTTCTCCAGCTCTCGTGCCTTCCAGTCCTCAACATACAATGATGGCTGGTCCACGTTCTGTTg GTATGGTACCTTCTCCAAGTGGGTCTTTGAATACTCCGTTAGGCGCTGGAGCCGCTTCTAGTCCACAGGATGAGCAAGCTTACAGAGATAAAATAAGACAGCTCAGTAGATATATTGAGCCATTGAGACGAATGATCACCAGAATGGAAAGTGAAGGAA ACATTGATAAAATGAGtaagatgaaaaatttgcTGGAGATCTTATCGAATCCTTCCAAAAGAGTACCATTGGAGACGATAATGAAGTGCGAGATTGCGCTGGAGAAAACGGATTGGAAGCGAGAAGCCAGTGTTGGGCCAGTGGTGACACCCATGAAGGAGCACCACATTTTTACGCCGCTTCTCGAAGCCGTGAGAGCGAACCTCCAGAGCCCGATGGCCAATCACACGCTCCAGAGAACTTTTGGGCCCTGTTTAGAAGCTCTCTTCGGCCCAGAAATAAA AAATTTACCTCCGCCTTTGAAGAAACAAAAGGTCGAAGAGTCCGTCAGCGAGATCCCAGATGTCCTTCAAGGAGAGATAGCCCGCTTGGACCAAAGATTCAAG GTGAGTCTGGACCCAGCTCAGCAGAACGGCTCCAAGTGTATCCAGTTGATCTGCTGGCTCGACGACCGACATCTTCCTTGCGTTCCTCCCGTTTCAGTGTCGGTGCCCTCAGATTACCCGCTGACGCCTCCTCGATGTGTGATGGCCCCTCACGAGTACACGACCGCGTTCCTTAGCGCCGTCCAAAAAGCCCTTACTGCTAGAACAACAAAATTACCACGACGTTTCTCCGTCTCACAGCTTCTCGACACCTGGGAAATGAGTGTCAGACAAGCCAGCGCTCCCACTCAGACCCCAGTCTCCACCAGTACTATTCTAATGGGCCTATAA